The following nucleotide sequence is from uncultured Ilyobacter sp..
CTATCTTCATATAGACAGAGACCTAGCAGGAAAGAAGGGAACTCACGGAGGATCAAGGCCGGTTCCTGACATCAATGATTTTATATCAAAAATAGAGGAAATAGGAATAGATAACAGCACTATGGTGGTGATATATGACGATTCCATCATTGCAGCAGGGAGAGTCTTCTGGATGCTGAAATATCTAGGGCATGACAAAGTGGTGATATTGGATGGCGGATATAAGAGCTGGCTTAATGCAGGGTACCCTGTTACAGACCTTGTACCTGAAAAAAACAATAAAAAAACTTTTGAAAAAAATGTGAAAAAAGATCTCTGTTGTGATATGGACTACGTCAAAGCAAACAAGGATAAAGATTTTGCGTCCCTAGTAGAATGCAGGTCTTATGAAAGATACCTGGGTAAAAATGAACCCCTTTATCCAAAGGCAGGGCATATTCCAGGGGCTATCTGTATAGACTCAAAATCTCTTTTAGATGAGAATCTAAAAATAAAGGACAGAGAGGAATTGGAGAATATATTTAAGTCCATAAAAAATAAAAGGGATATTATTTTCAGCTGCGGTTCCGGTGTGAATGCTGCCCTTGTTTTTGTAGCTTTAGATGAAATAGGGAAAAAAGGTAAAATTTATATAGGGGGATTCTCTGACTGGATAAGTTACGATGAAAATCCCGTCGAGATAAAAGATGGACATTAGAAACTGGCAATGGCCGGTTTTTTTTATTTTCTCTGTGTTTTTTCACAGATTCAAATAAAAAGTCCTGTAAAATTAATTCCAGACAAAGTCGTTGGTCTTAATTTCATAGTGAGTTTTTAAAAGTGACACCATCTGAAAAACGTCTTATTATTTTAATTAACCCAAGTTGCTACTTAAAAAAAATTATTATAAATTACTGAATTTATCTTAATATCAGAATCAAAAGATTTTGTCACGAATGGACACTAATAAAAGATAGGCAAATTAGCACGAATAAGGACAAAAGCTTTTGGTCACAGAGAAAAGAAGAGAGTATCACGGAGGAGAGCGATATTAAAGTCAAAAGATTTTATCACGAATGAACACCAATAAAAGATAGGGAAATTAACACGAATAATAAAAAAACCTTTTGGTTACAGAGAACGCAGAGAAAAAGAGGGAGTTTCATAGAGTGAAAATAAAAATCTTTTAATTTTCAGACTGCTTTCCCCTTTAAAAAATGCCGTTAAGAAATCATCTTGTGAAATCCACTTTCATTGAAATAAGGAGGTTTACCGACTATATTTCAATAGAAAGTTAGTTCAGAAGTGATTTGACTTAGAAAATAATGAGTGGAACGAGTATATTTTCTAGTTCTTGTAAAATTTATTTTTACAAGTTTCATTAATTTTAATTAGGGGTGCCTTTTCTTTGGTTACTTTCTTTGGGCAAGAAAAGAAAGTAACATAGGTTTTCGGATAAATTCAATACTTTAATTTAATAAAGGTAGCAACTTAGGTTAATTATGGAAACTAGAAGGATTTTGAAATTTTTTATAAGTTTTTTTAAGTGAAAAACGTTTATATTTACTATATCTATTTTTAAGTTCTTATCAGCGGTCTCCCTTGTAAATATATGGAATTTAATTTTAAAGACCCTTAAATTCGAAATGAAAGCTTCGTATAAGTTGACATTGAAAGAGCCCTCATATTATAAGTTGACATTGGTAAGGCGTAGATTCTAAACCACTCTCAAACCCCAGTAAAATCAAAGGATAAGAGTTTTTAGTCAACAAATAGTTATTTGTTGACTTTGGAGGGATCCCAGGTTATAATTTATCATAATGTTTAGGAGGGGATCATCTTGGAATTGGAACTACAGATCATACAGCTAGAAGAGGAGCTGAATAAAAATCGCAGCAATATCGTAATCTATACCCTTTTAGAAGACAAAATAAAGCAACTGAAAGAAGAGTTGAAAAAAAGCAGAAGGAAAAAAAAGAGAACTGCCAACAGAGATATTAAGTATCTTCGTCATGAGGAGTTTAAGCATCTCATAAAAACTATAGAGGATAATGGAGATTATTTCTGGATGAGAGACAAGCTTCTTTTTTTGATAGCCTTTGAATGCGGTCTCCGTGCATCTGAGGTGGGAAGCATAAAAAAGGAGGACTTCTTCGCCGACAAAAGAGAGATGTTCTGCAGGCGACTCAAGGGAAGCCGGAATAACACCGTGAAGCTCACACAGGACACCTCTATACTCCTGGAAACCTTCATGGAAAGACACCCTAACGACTCCCCCTATATTTTTCTCAGCAGAAAAAAATCCCCTATCACCAAATTCACCCTCAACAAAATTTGTAAAAAGTATTTCAAGTCAGCCTCCCTCCCTATGGAAAAAGCCCATTTTCACACGATAAAACATACTTCAGGGGTACATATGGCAGAGGAAGGACTTGATATCAAAGAGGTTCAGTACATACTTGGACACAGAAACGTGGATAATACCATGATCTATTTTGACTTTACAACAAAACAGCAGGAATCCTTGTACAGTAAACTGGGAAGATAATTTCTGTATTTTTTTATATAGGTCTTTTTATGAGAACTTATTTAAAAAGTCCCCGTTAGGGGACTTAAATATCTCCATCTATAATTTTTTTAAAATATTTCCATATTATCTCTGTAGAGTTGAAATTAGCGACTTCACCTAGAATTGGAGGCCAGCTTGTTTTTGGATGGGGGATGGTATGTCCTCCTTTTTTCACCTCTATAAGGATATTCTTCTTATCTCTATAGAGGAGATATTCTCCAAAATCTTTTCCTAGAGGTATTTTTGAAATCCCCGCTATTTTCAGGAAGGTGTCATAGCAGGAGTAAACTACACCGTTACTTTTTCCTGCAGAGTTTAGATCTCCTCCATCAAAGGGAACAACCCTGTCTCCTCTGCAGTTTATGAGAAGTATAGGGGTAGTTGAACTGCCCAATTGAAAATTTAAAAAGTTTTCATGGGGAAGATGGGAGCAGCAGAGAGCCATTCCCCTGAATATAGGTTGTTTCTCTGCAGCCAGTCGAAACCCTAGCATTCCACCATTTGAAAATCCATTGAAAAAGATATCCCTTCTGCTAGCCCCATAGACAGTAGCCATATAGTGAACAATTCTCTTTAGAAATTCTCCCTCATCCAAGTCCAGATTTTTAGCAGGATGCGAAAAAGATATTCTTCCATCAAACCAGTATGAACTGAATGAATCAGGGTATGCTACGATAAACCCCAACTCATCTGCAAGTTTTTCAAAATCAAATCCGGTAGCCCTTCTCATGATCTCGTGATTCCAATAGGCTCCGTGGCAAGCCATAATCACCGGGCAATTTTGCTTTATATTAGCTGGAGTATAATATGCAAAGGTACGCTCCACCCCTTGGACATTGATATTTCTCACTTTTATTCTATGATCTTCCACTCCCTTTACTTCAAGCTTAGAGATAGGAATTTTTATTTTTAGATGCACCTAAACCACCTGCTCAATATTTTTTAAGGGGAAAATTAAAACGTCACGGATGTTTCCGTTCTTATCTGGCTGTTCCTCTATAAAGGGAACATCAGTTAGCTCCACCTCTCCACAGTAGGTATAGACTTTCTCTTCATACATTTCAAATAAATGAAGATGAAAATCATTTTCCTTGGCTTCTACAATGGCTTTATTCTGTCTTTTAAGCTCCTGATTTCCAACTTTTCCCATTCCGGTAAAATAAAGTATGTTATTTTCTTTTCTGTGTTTATATAGACAGTCTGTAAATTTAGCTATAAGAACTACAGTTTTAGTTTTATTGCTTTTTCTTATACCTCCTTGATTTGTACACTGAAAAAGTAACGCTATATCTTTGTTCCCTATTTTGTCATCTAATTTTAAACTTTTATAATTCATAAATAGCTCCCTCATATACTTTTATACCTGCAAATTTATAAAAAAAAGGCTATTACAAGCCTTTATTTACACATGTATTCCATTAAAGACTTGTCCGACTTAGCCAGCCTTCTGCAAGCCTCTCTCGCCATATTCAGTATAAGAATATTAAATATTTTCATATCCTTATGAGAAAATTTGTGTAGTTGATTTTTTGGTATTTCAATAAATTCCGTCTCTTCCACAGTTTTTACAGAGGCCATATTGGGGAAAATACCAAGTATTTCAACTTCACCAAAACATTCGCCCTCCCCCATAAACATCATAGGGTAAATTTTATTATTGGATTCTTCGTAGACTTCTACTCTACCCTTTAACACGACATATATGCTTTTAGGAGACATCCCTTGAAGCATCACATTTTCATCGCTTGCCACTACCAGATACTTTGACTGATCAAGTATTTTACCTGCCTGCTCAGCATTTAATCCACCAAAAATTGAGATTTTGTCAATCATCTGAAGTATCTCTGCTTTTTTATCTTCACTCATTCATTAATCCCTCCAGCTCTTCTTAGGAGTATTTTTATTTTTCTCAGATTAAAAATTATTTTGAACCTATATAGTATATAACTTATAAAGTCAAAGAAGTCAATATTTGTGTTAAGAACTCTATTTTCTTTGTAAAGTGTAATTTTATTTTATGATCAATAGCTGAGCAACCTTACTTATAAGCTCATTTACTATGGGAATAAAATATAATACAGGTACTAAAAGGGCAGGAAGAAGATTTAGTGTTTTTATTTTAGTGATTTTTAAAATATTCATCCCTGTGCTGAGTATAAGAATACCTCCGATGATAGATATTTCACCCATTATTTCAGGAGTTGCATAGGGGCCCAGAAGACCGGCACTTAGATATATACTCCCCTGCCACACAAAAAGTATTGCTCCAGATAAAATTATACCTATTCCAAAAGTTGAAGCCAATATCATGGATGTAAAGCCGTCTAAGATGGCATTTGTAAAAAGTAAAGTATTATCGTTATTGAGGGAGCTTTCTATAGGTCCAAGTATAGAAAGAGTTCCTATACAAAAGAGTAATACCGCTGTAACCAACCCTTCTATCAAGGATTTTTTTCCCTCCCCCCTATACTTCTCACCCAAGTTATTTACCTTTTTGTCAAGATCCAGCCATTCTCCTATAAAAGCCCCTAAAACCATGCTGGCAACAAAAAGAAGGGGGTAGGAACTTTTAGTTAGATTTTTGACAATCCATGTCATTCCAAGAGAAATAGCCACCAGACCCACTCCCTGGAGCATTCTCTCTTGATAACGTTCCTCTATATTTTTTTGAGCCATGGAACCCACTATACTTCCCATTATAATTGTTCCTGTGTTTACCAAAGTTCCTATCATTTTTTCCTCCGATTTTTATGGCAAATAGCATTTTAGGTATATTCATTTATAATGCAACAATGCCATTTAGCAAAAACTCTGTAATCATATTTATCTATTTTTGTCCAAACACTTCCTTTAATTTAAAGACAAGAATCACCGAAGAAAGTATGAGAGTTATCAGGTTGGCAAATATTATGGGCATGTCCCCTGTATAGAGGCCATAAACAAGCCAAAAGACCACTCCCAAAACGAACATCATATACATTTCTAAAGAGATACTCTTAGTTTCCCTTGATTTTATTGTCTTTATTGTCTGAGGCAAAAAAGAAAGAGTTGTAAGTGATACCGCTATAAATCCAACATATTCCATCATGTTTTATTTCTTCATGCACCAATATTTTGAAAAAATCTAAAACCTCTACTGAAAATATAACACAGAGTGACGGATATGTACAATAACAAAATATATATTTCTTCTAAAAACCCCTATTTCCCTGATTCTAGGACATTAAAATTGAAACTTTTTTAAACTTTTCCTTGTACTATTTATTTTAAAGTATTAGACTAAGGTGTGTTAACTTTAAGTTAAATATTTGTAAAATTGAAAAACATAAAACCTAGGTTTATTTTTATATCTTGTAAGAGACCAGGAGGGAAAAATTGGAAAACAGGATTATGTCTAATGATAAAATTGACGGTGAGTTTATTTCCTTAGAAACTTCAGAAAACAGAATGATCGACAAATCTTTTTATACATTTTCAAGAGACACCAACAAGTGTGTCAGATGTTATAACTGTGTAAAAGTCTGCAGTGATATGCAGGGGATTTCTGTTTTTCAAGTTCAGGAAGATGGCACAGTGGGAATAAAAGAAAAGAATATGGCTGCTACCCTTTGCATCTCTTGTGGTCAGTGTATAAAAGTATGTCCCACAGGGGCATTAAAGGAAAAAAGTAATATAAGCTTATTAAAAAAACAGCTTAATAATCCAGATAAGCATGTGATCGCCCAGCTTTCCCCATCATTTAAACACACTATTGGGGAAGAATTTGGAATAACTTCAGGAACGGATACAAGTCCTAAAATTATAGCCGCATTAAAAGAAATAGGATTTTCAAAGGTATTTTCTACAGGATTTGCTTCTGATGTAAATATTGTAGAAACCAGTGCAGACTTAAAAAAACGTTTAGATGAAAATGGACCTTTTCCAGTATTCACATCTACATGCACAGGTTGGATAAACTATGCAGAAAAATTTTGCCCTGAATTTTTAGGTCTTTTATCCCCGTGTAAGTCGCCACAGCAGATTTTAGGGTCCCTTTCTAAGAGTTATTATGAAGAGTCAATAGATATCTCTAGAGAAAATATATTTTCAGTAGCTTTAATGCCGTGTATAGCAAAAAAAGATGAGGCCAATCGGTTTGACATGAAAGATGAATATGGGAATAAAGATGTGGACCTTGTACTTACAGTAAAAGAGGTGGCCTCACTTCTAAAGAAAAAGGGTATAGATCTAAATAATTACGATAAAATAGGAACCTTTGACAAACCTATGCAGTCTGGCACAGGGTCTTCGAGAATCAAAGCTGTAACTGGCGGACTTGCTGAAGCAATGCTGAGAAATATGGCTCATATGATGGGTGAAGATCCATTTTCCATTGATTTGAAAAGACTTAGAGGAATGGATGGTATTAAAATAACCTCTGTTGAATTAGAAGGAAAAAAGCTAAATATTGCCGTAGTAAACGGAATAAAAAATGTACCTGTTATTCTTGATATGATAAAGGATGGAATAACAGAGTTTCACTTGGTAGAAGTCATGGCTTGTCCCGGTGGTTGTGTGGGTGGAGGCGGGATACCTCTATCTAAAGACCCTGACATAATACAAAAAAGAGCTGAGAAAATTTATTCCTATGATCTTTCCAGTGAAGTCAGATGCTCCTGGGAAAATCCTGACGTAAAGACTTTATATTCAGAATATCTGAAAGAGCCCCTAGGAGAAGAAAGTCAGCGTCTATTTCATTTCCACTATAAGAATAGAAGAACAAAAAGAATTTTTTGATCAAAATATGTAACAAAAGCCCCTAGAGAATATTTCAAGGGGCTTTTGTTACAAAAATCTACTAAAATAAAAAACCTGCCCTAAGGCAGGAATTCAAATCAATTTAATTATTGAGCAGTAACGTTAGAAGCTTGTGGTCCTTTTTGACCTTGAGTGATTTCGAAAGAAACTCTTTCTCCCTCTTCTAATGTTTTGAATCCAGGCTTGTTGATTTGAGAAAAGTGTACGAATACATCTGTTCCATCTTCAGCAGTGATGAATCCGAATCCTTTTTCTTGATTAAACCATTTAACTGTTCCGTTTACCATTTGTAATACCTCCGTAAAATACTATTTTTAAATAGAAATAATCACTCATATAACCAATTTTTCAAGTATTAACCAAAGGTAAAACATACTGAAATTAGATATTAAGCTTACTCTATTACAAAATAATTATACACCCTAGAATTGCTTTTGTCAATATTTTAAAATATAAAAATAACTTATTATTTTTCTTTCCTCTCAAGTGTAGAGCCCAATTTAACTTGTGTTAAATTCAATTTTAAGATATAATTTAATAAAGAAGTATATATCTTAAAACGGAGGTAATTAATATGACAGACAACATGTTTCCTTTTCTAATACCCCTCTTGATAATTTTTTTAATTTTTCTTGTTGTGAGGTCATTTTGGTTATGGTACTGGAATATAAGCAAAAGAGTCTCCAATCAAGAAGAGATCATAAAATTACTCTCAGAAAATAATAGGCTTTTAAGGGAATTTTTATCCAAAAGATAATAAATCTTTATATGAAATTGACAAGAATAGTTCTAGATGTGTGAGCTTACTTTGTTAATAAAGATTTTATTCATTGAGTGTTTTATATTGATCCTTGCCTAAATTTAGATTATATAGTAAAATATCTCTTATAAAATTTAAAAGGATGTATGTTTAATGAAGTATAAGACAAAAGCTATTTTATTTATGATATTTTCTGGATTTGCATTTGGGCTCATGGGGGCTACGGTGAAACTTTCAGGGGATATTCCTGTGTTTGAAAAAGTTTTTTTTAGAAATTTTGTAAGCTTATTAGTTGCATTTTATATGATAAAAAAATCTAAAGTCAGTATCTTTGGAAAAATGGAAAATCAAAAATTTTTAATGCTAAGATCCATAATGGGACTTTTAGGAGTCTTTGCAAATTTTTATGCTATAAACCACCTTGTATTAGCTGATTCTACCATGTTAAATAAACTTTCTCCATTTTTTGTTACAATCTTTGCCTTTATATTCCTTAAAGAAAGGCTGTCAAAGATTCAGATACCAGCATTGATTTTTGCATTTTCTGGGGCTCTTCTTATAATCAAGCCACAGTTTAGCTTAGAAGTCCTTCCTGCTCTTTCAGGGGCCTTTTCAGGAATGTGTGCA
It contains:
- a CDS encoding sulfurtransferase, whose translation is MKNFVDAKWLNDNLEDVVVIDARYDVHDAEYGDSVYEKDHISGAFYLHIDRDLAGKKGTHGGSRPVPDINDFISKIEEIGIDNSTMVVIYDDSIIAAGRVFWMLKYLGHDKVVILDGGYKSWLNAGYPVTDLVPEKNNKKTFEKNVKKDLCCDMDYVKANKDKDFASLVECRSYERYLGKNEPLYPKAGHIPGAICIDSKSLLDENLKIKDREELENIFKSIKNKRDIIFSCGSGVNAALVFVALDEIGKKGKIYIGGFSDWISYDENPVEIKDGH
- a CDS encoding site-specific integrase, whose translation is MELELQIIQLEEELNKNRSNIVIYTLLEDKIKQLKEELKKSRRKKKRTANRDIKYLRHEEFKHLIKTIEDNGDYFWMRDKLLFLIAFECGLRASEVGSIKKEDFFADKREMFCRRLKGSRNNTVKLTQDTSILLETFMERHPNDSPYIFLSRKKSPITKFTLNKICKKYFKSASLPMEKAHFHTIKHTSGVHMAEEGLDIKEVQYILGHRNVDNTMIYFDFTTKQQESLYSKLGR
- a CDS encoding phospholipase — encoded protein: MHLKIKIPISKLEVKGVEDHRIKVRNINVQGVERTFAYYTPANIKQNCPVIMACHGAYWNHEIMRRATGFDFEKLADELGFIVAYPDSFSSYWFDGRISFSHPAKNLDLDEGEFLKRIVHYMATVYGASRRDIFFNGFSNGGMLGFRLAAEKQPIFRGMALCCSHLPHENFLNFQLGSSTTPILLINCRGDRVVPFDGGDLNSAGKSNGVVYSCYDTFLKIAGISKIPLGKDFGEYLLYRDKKNILIEVKKGGHTIPHPKTSWPPILGEVANFNSTEIIWKYFKKIIDGDI
- a CDS encoding restriction endonuclease, coding for MNYKSLKLDDKIGNKDIALLFQCTNQGGIRKSNKTKTVVLIAKFTDCLYKHRKENNILYFTGMGKVGNQELKRQNKAIVEAKENDFHLHLFEMYEEKVYTYCGEVELTDVPFIEEQPDKNGNIRDVLIFPLKNIEQVV
- a CDS encoding cyclic nucleotide-binding domain-containing protein — translated: MSEDKKAEILQMIDKISIFGGLNAEQAGKILDQSKYLVVASDENVMLQGMSPKSIYVVLKGRVEVYEESNNKIYPMMFMGEGECFGEVEILGIFPNMASVKTVEETEFIEIPKNQLHKFSHKDMKIFNILILNMAREACRRLAKSDKSLMEYMCK
- a CDS encoding DUF554 domain-containing protein: MIGTLVNTGTIIMGSIVGSMAQKNIEERYQERMLQGVGLVAISLGMTWIVKNLTKSSYPLLFVASMVLGAFIGEWLDLDKKVNNLGEKYRGEGKKSLIEGLVTAVLLFCIGTLSILGPIESSLNNDNTLLFTNAILDGFTSMILASTFGIGIILSGAILFVWQGSIYLSAGLLGPYATPEIMGEISIIGGILILSTGMNILKITKIKTLNLLPALLVPVLYFIPIVNELISKVAQLLIIK
- a CDS encoding SemiSWEET transporter, which encodes MMEYVGFIAVSLTTLSFLPQTIKTIKSRETKSISLEMYMMFVLGVVFWLVYGLYTGDMPIIFANLITLILSSVILVFKLKEVFGQK
- a CDS encoding [Fe-Fe] hydrogenase large subunit C-terminal domain-containing protein; this translates as MENRIMSNDKIDGEFISLETSENRMIDKSFYTFSRDTNKCVRCYNCVKVCSDMQGISVFQVQEDGTVGIKEKNMAATLCISCGQCIKVCPTGALKEKSNISLLKKQLNNPDKHVIAQLSPSFKHTIGEEFGITSGTDTSPKIIAALKEIGFSKVFSTGFASDVNIVETSADLKKRLDENGPFPVFTSTCTGWINYAEKFCPEFLGLLSPCKSPQQILGSLSKSYYEESIDISRENIFSVALMPCIAKKDEANRFDMKDEYGNKDVDLVLTVKEVASLLKKKGIDLNNYDKIGTFDKPMQSGTGSSRIKAVTGGLAEAMLRNMAHMMGEDPFSIDLKRLRGMDGIKITSVELEGKKLNIAVVNGIKNVPVILDMIKDGITEFHLVEVMACPGGCVGGGGIPLSKDPDIIQKRAEKIYSYDLSSEVRCSWENPDVKTLYSEYLKEPLGEESQRLFHFHYKNRRTKRIF
- a CDS encoding cold-shock protein, with product MVNGTVKWFNQEKGFGFITAEDGTDVFVHFSQINKPGFKTLEEGERVSFEITQGQKGPQASNVTAQ
- a CDS encoding DMT family transporter, which codes for MKYKTKAILFMIFSGFAFGLMGATVKLSGDIPVFEKVFFRNFVSLLVAFYMIKKSKVSIFGKMENQKFLMLRSIMGLLGVFANFYAINHLVLADSTMLNKLSPFFVTIFAFIFLKERLSKIQIPALIFAFSGALLIIKPQFSLEVLPALSGAFSGMCAGAAYTVIRYLKGKEEPATIIFYFSLVSVIGTIPFLLFNFQVPSKYQLLYLLGTGVFAALGQFMITLAYKYAPASEVSIYNYFSVISSGIIGFILWGEIPDLKSISGAAIITLVAVVSYFYIKKEESQVLKTSV